In Oryza brachyantha chromosome 2, ObraRS2, whole genome shotgun sequence, a single window of DNA contains:
- the LOC107303520 gene encoding uncharacterized protein LOC107303520, protein MPPLCLATAFVSAPRPPSLSCSPVQISGAVVATIPATNHSPNQATDCAAAFLFGLHLPSLSLLSILATTLPFFLNPSPSAAAGQHYCLVDGIAFVADRTSIATGAPRPHAGPPPLGSRRRSEPPGVVSSTASGRRPLHRRCCPLSCRANPGFCPSKHRSSSKSSPKFLVGLSKDQIDWHARVSSQNLGPVLELSKIDSQKSKLRLTSSCSKIRRVAILKYYM, encoded by the exons ATGCCGCCACTCTGCCTCGCCACCGCGTTCGtgtccgcgccgcgcccgccatCACTGTCGTGTTCGCCGGTGCAAATTTcgggcgccgtcgtcgccacaaTCCCCGCCACCAATCACTCCCCAAATCAAGCCACCgattgcgccgccgccttcctatTCGGCCTCCACCTtccttccctctccctcctttccaTACTGGCGACCACCCTACCCTTCTTTTTAAACCCCTctccatccgccgccgccggccagcaTTATTGCCTCGTCGACGGCATCGCCTTCGTCGCCGACCGAACATCGATAGCCACCGGCGCACCGCGTCCTCATGCCGGACCGCCGCCACTGGGATCACGTCGCCGATCAGAACCGCCGGGCGTCGtctcctccaccgcctccggGCGGCGTCCCCTCCATCGACGCTGTTGTCCTCTTAGCTGCCGCGCCAATCCCG GTTTTTGCCCGTCGAAGCACCGATCATCCTCGAAGTCGTCACcgaagtttctcgtgggtctgagcaag gatcaaattgACTGGCATGCCCGAGTATCTTCtcagaatttaggtcctgtactggagctgtctaagattgactcccagaaGTCAAAGTTGCGTCTAACAAGTAGTTGTTCAAAGATAAGGCGAGTTGCTATACTCAAGTACTACATGTGA
- the LOC102716100 gene encoding thaumatin-like protein 1b, whose product MQPAAHQALVTLVVLLVSVSGVRSKSFTVTNNCGYTVWPGILSAGNSPALDSTGFSLAPGESRTMTVPHGWSGRFWGRTFCSTDPSGRFACATGDCGTGRLDCAGNTAKPPATLAEFTLDGSGGMDFYDVSLVDGYNLPMLVTPQSGASGGSCVPTGCMVDLNGRCPAELRVALPAAAAGGDGVACKSACEAFGSAQYCCSGGYGSPNTCRPSPYSRFFKDACPRAYSYAYDDATSTFTCAGGDTSYDIVFCPSTASVKSVGSDPGMVYAGGAHVASSAPRVGAAPWLRPGAIVVGVALLASI is encoded by the exons ATGCAGCCAGCAGCACACCAAGCTCTCGTcaccctcgtcgtcctcctcgtctccgTTAGTG GTGTTCGGTCGAAGTCGTTCACCGTCACCAACAATTGCGGGTACACCGTGTGGCCGGGGATCCTGTCCGCCGGGAACTCGCCGGCGCTCGACAGCACGGGATTCTCGCTCGCGCCGGGCGAGTCGAGGACAATGACGGTGCCCCACGGGTGGTCGGGCCGATTCTGGGGCCGCACGTTCTGCTCCACGGATCCCTCCGGCAGGTTCGCCTGCGCCACCGGCGACTGTGGCACCGGCCGGCTGGACTGCGCGGGCAACACCGCCAAGCCGCCCGCGACCCTGGCGGAGTTCACGCtggacggcagcggcggcatgGACTTCTACGACGTCAGCCTCGTCGACGGGTATAACCTTCCGATGCTGGTGACGCCGCAGAGCGGGGCGTCCGGCGGCAGCTGCGTGCCGACGGGGTGCATGGTGGACCTGAACGGGAGGTGCCCAGCCGAGCTGAGGGTGGCGTTGCcggccgcagccgccggcggcgacggcgtggcgtgCAAGAGCGCGTGCGAGGCGTTCGGGTCGGCGCAGTACTGCTGCAGCGGCGGCTACGGCAGCCCCAACACCTGCAGGCCATCGCCGTACTCTCGGTTCTTCAAGGACGCATGCCCACGAGCGTACAGCTACGCCTACGACGACGCAACTTCAACCTTCACATgtgccggcggcgacacgTCGTACGACATCGTCTTCTGCCCCAGCACAGCCAG CGTCAAATCGGTGGGATCAGATCCGGGAATGGTgtacgccggcggcgcgcacgTCGCGTCGTCGGCTCCTCGCGTTGGGGCCGCACCATGGCTTCGGCCCGGCGCCATTGTCGTCGGGGTTGCACTTCTCGCATCAATTTAG